The genomic stretch ATCATATGGAAATTTTGTAATGGTAGATGTAAAGAAGGATGCTGTTGATGTGTTCAAAAAGCTTCTTTTAAAAGGTATAATAGTAAGACCAGGCGACATATTCGGTATGCCAACATATCTGAGAGTCACAACTGGGCAGGAAGGTGATAATATGGGATTCATAAAGGCTTTGAAAGAAATTCTATAGAAAAAGAAAATTTGAAGAATGGTAGAACGGATGCAAACTATAGTAAAATAAAAAATGGTAGTATGGAGGCGATGAATATGATTATTGTAATGAAAAAGGATTGTAAAGAGTCAGATATTGAAGAAGTTGTAAAACTTATCACATCACTTGGCCTGCGGCCCCACATTTCACAGGGCGTTGAAAGAACTGTGATTGGTGTCATTGGCGATGAGAGAATTCTGTCTGATGTTCCTGTTGAGCTTTTACCAGGTGTCGACAGGATAATACCAATCCTTGAGAGCTACAAACTTGCAAGCAGAACATTCAAATCCGAACCTACAGTTGTAAAAATTAAAAATGTAGAAATTGGTGGAGACACACTTACGCTCATTGGTGGTCCTTGTGCAATTGAAAGTTATCAGCAGATGTTTGAAGTTGCAGAAAAGATTAAAAAAAGCGGTGCGAAGATTCTGCGTGGTGGAGCTTACAAACCAAGAACATCTCCATATTCTTTCCAGGGTCTTGAGGAAGAAGGACTGAAAATATTAAAAGAAGCTGCACAAAAGTATGATCTTTTAGTAATAACAGAGGTAATAAGTGAAAGCGCTGTTGACAGAGCGTATAATTATGTAGATATTTTCCAAATTGGTGCAAGAAATATGCAAAATTTTAATTTGCTAAAATATGTAGGAAGACAAGACAAGCCAGTTCTTCTCAAGAGAGGGCTTGCAGCAACAATTGAAGAGTGGCTGAATGCTGCTGAATACATTTT from Caldicellulosiruptor kronotskyensis 2002 encodes the following:
- the aroF gene encoding 3-deoxy-7-phosphoheptulonate synthase: MIIVMKKDCKESDIEEVVKLITSLGLRPHISQGVERTVIGVIGDERILSDVPVELLPGVDRIIPILESYKLASRTFKSEPTVVKIKNVEIGGDTLTLIGGPCAIESYQQMFEVAEKIKKSGAKILRGGAYKPRTSPYSFQGLEEEGLKILKEAAQKYDLLVITEVISESAVDRAYNYVDIFQIGARNMQNFNLLKYVGRQDKPVLLKRGLAATIEEWLNAAEYILSEGNPNVILCERGIRTFETATRNTLDISAIPVVKEKSHLPIIVDPSHAAGKAKYVPALSKAAIAAGADGLMIEVHPNPQKALSDGPQSITPEEFDKLVKEISLIAKSIGKSV